Proteins from a genomic interval of Rosa chinensis cultivar Old Blush chromosome 2, RchiOBHm-V2, whole genome shotgun sequence:
- the LOC121051903 gene encoding transcription factor GTE11-like, producing MGCDSKRRRREDVGDTTISSSKKQKLMPMTGLEQTQKLLCCGILQELIDHRHGSVAVRIPDSQEVRRPMDLSTVKSKLERDNYSSIDAFVADVKLTFQNALWYYSLGEKQRAMAKNLGKVFEAKWKLRFPETRSSTLKASCCASLDRSVSAISPVSPLSLQQLNNNNNKRGAKRSSRNLDEQKGSASAITCDKEHRIKRGLDEEKGSASAITCAVLDKDKEHRIKRGLDQEKGSASAITCAVNKYKELRIKRLREQARKEILRVEEAARLKVENPLQDLQQLNLLCSGGIKQDSCYRVYRWLTLDKLGIYLKRDELEHVYEEDEFRIGDWEEDGEQSPQTTKYYIHIWWHIIIIKYILLRSKIYSMYKNSCNGDRNFDCYQNEISAFCSL from the exons ATGGGTTGCGATTCTAAAAGAAGGCGTAGAGAGGATGTGGGTGACACAACGATTTCATCATCCAAGAAGCAAAAGCTGATGCCGATGACAGGTTTGGAGCAGACCCAAAAGCTTCTTTGTTGCGGGATCTTGCAGGAGCTAATTGATCACCGTCATGGCTCTGTGGCTGTTCGAATCCCTGATTCTCAGGAGGTTCGAAGGCCTATGGATCTGTCCACCGTCAAATCCAAGTTGGAGAGAGACAACTACTCCAGTATTGATGCCTTTGTGGCCGATGTCAAGCTTACCTTCCAAAACGCGTTGTGGTATTACTCTCTTGGAGAAAAACAGCGTGCAATGGCCAAGAATCTTGGTAAGGTTTTTGAGGCTAAGTGGAAATTACGGTTTCCTGAAACTAGGTCTTCAACCTTGAAAGCTTCTTGTTGTGCTAGTTTGGATAGGTCTGTGTCTGCTATTAGTCCTGTGAGTCCATTAAGTCTTCAACaactcaacaacaacaacaacaaaagagggGCCAAGAGGTCATCCAGAAACCTTGACGAACAGAAGGGTTCTGCTTCTGCTATCACTTGTGATAAGGAACACCGAATCAAGCGCGGCCTTGACGAAGAGAAGGGTTCTGCTTCTGCTATCACTTGTGCAGTACTGGATAAAGATAAGGAACACCGAATCAAGCGCGGCCTTGACCAAGAGAAGGGTTCTGCTTCTGCTATCACTTGTGCAGTGAATAAATATAAGGAGCTCCGAATCAAACGGCTAAGGGAACAGGCTCGTAAGGAAATTTTGAGGGTTGAAGAGGCTGCTCGATTGAAAGTCGAGAATCCTTTACAAGATCTTCAACAACTCAACTTGTTGTGCAGTGGTGGCATCAAACAGGATTCTTGTTACAGGGTGTATCGTTGGTTgacacttgacaagttgggcatctaTTTGAAGAGGGATGAACTTGAACATGTTTATGAAGAGGATGAATTTCGCATTGGAGATTGGGAAGAAG ATGGAGAACAGAGTCCACAAACAACGAAATATTACATCCACATATGGTggcatatcatcatcatcaagtaCATACTGCTACGTAGCAAAATTTATTCTATGTACAAAAATTCATGTAATGGTGACAGAAACTTTGACTGTTATCAAAATGAGATTTCTGCTTTTTGCTCCCTTTGA
- the LOC112186775 gene encoding transcription termination factor MTERF15, mitochondrial, giving the protein MFGVYCKRLQLLVPTSVTHFHCFQKFLPFSRSYSSLLGSDIDDDDDKPQGHSFTVSYLINSFGFSPKLALSLSNKHRVRFDSPEKPDSVVKLLKHHGFNGTQISEIVKKLPTLLLCNAEKTLEPKLQFFDSIGLSATALAWVVSYNRRILGQSLERSLRPCYDIIKSLPIPDNMVAVFLKNSNRAFGVKMLSNLVPNVSVLRAIQVPESCISFYVTYHPLVLSPETSKFKESVNKIINLGILPPSFTFMKALQVISQMDASKWRRKTEFYRKCGWTEDDFLLAFRKNPMFMSLSEEKSSSKIEFLVNKMGWQPAEVADRPDILTHSLEKSIIPRCSVIRVLQYKGLMKKGELSQATMLINSRKRFLDRFVTKYQDQAPELLSIFQGQMSLAELGVGFEERDGVKQL; this is encoded by the coding sequence ATGTTTGGTGTTTACTGTAAAAGATTGCAATTACTAGTTCCAACTTCAGTTACCCATTTTCATTGCTTTCAAAAGTTCCTTCCTTTTAGCAGATCATATTCATCTTTATTAGGATCTgatattgatgatgatgatgataaaccCCAAGGTCActcttttacagtttcatacctcATAAACTCATTTGGGTTTTCCCCAAAACTGGCTCTCTCTTTGTCCAATAAGCATAGGGTACGGTTTGATTCCCCAGAAAAACCAGACTCAGTTGTTAAGCTTCTCAAACACCATGGGTTCAATGGTACCCAGATATCCGAAATTGTTAAGAAACTACCAACCTTGCTTTTGTGCAATGCTGAGAAGACCCTTGAGCCCAAGCTCCAGTTTTTTGATTCTATTGGCCTTTCAGCCACCGCCCTTGCTTGGGTCGTCAGTTACAACCGACGCATTTTGGGTCAAAGTTTAGAGAGAAGTCTCCGACCGTGCTATGATATCATCAAAAGTCTACCTATCCCCGACAACATGGTGGCTGTTTTCTTGAAGAACTCGAACCGGGCATTTGGGGTCAAGATGCTTAGCAATCTTGTTCCCAATGTTTCAGTTCTTAGGGCAATTCAAGTGCCGGAATCCTGCATCTCCTTTTATGTTACCTATCATCCTCTTGTGCTGTCCCCTGAAACTAGCAAGTTTAAGGAAAGTGTAAACAAGATCATTAATCTCGGAATTCTGCCTCCGAGTTTTACTTTCATGAAGGCACTACAAGTCATCTCTCAGATGGATGCATCAAAGTGGAGACGAAAGACAGAGTTCTATAGGAAGTGCGGTTGGACTGAGGATGACTTTCTGTTGGCATTTAGAAAGAATCCCATGTTTATGAGCTTGTCAGAGGAGAAGTCTTCAAGTAAAATTGAGTTTCTTGTGAACAAAATGGGTTGGCAGCCTGCAGAAGTGGCTGACAGGCCTGATATTCTAACTCATAGTTTGGAGAAGTCTATCATACCTAGGTGTTCAGTTATTAGAGTTCTCCAATATAAGGGTTTGATGAAAAAGGGAGAACTTTCTCAAGCTACCATGCTGATAAACAGTAGGAAGCGCTTCTTGGATAGGTTTGTGACCAAATATCAGGATCAAGCACCTGAACTGTTGAGTATCTTTCAAGGGCAAATGTCTCTAGCAGAATTGGGTGTAGGATTTGAGGAAAGAGATGGAGTGAAACAATTGTAG